The following coding sequences are from one Arachis hypogaea cultivar Tifrunner chromosome 7, arahy.Tifrunner.gnm2.J5K5, whole genome shotgun sequence window:
- the LOC112701308 gene encoding uncharacterized protein, with protein sequence MTLMELQNGLCQSMENGTLMRVSRILYRNPVVVFGGLIQFDAMPITDEASMQKMFQIHQQTQMRHPQIEVYVDFEIVEAVAVENDVDIHDDRDAVYQGMNSDSEDDFEATYEAGDEDEDGNVGVEAAAENVVVGPSSSQPMDVPPFMRELDLEAMHAHEFPEYTNIGVADGEDGEFRIGMEYSSRKSVVAAIRSFTIGKGVDYEVYESEPQTFYAKCKMYGRGCDWLIRASLIRKKGCWEIRRYNGSHTCTIRTISQDHSKLDSDTVADAIRPLVETDPSIKVKSIIAEVQSRFNYTISYRKAWLAKQKSIANVFGGWEDSYQALPWWLSVMVQKMPGSVVQIETQPLYNGNEEAQGVKILHRVFWSFNPCIRAFRHCKPLVQVDGTHLYGKYKGTLLVAVAQDGNHNIVPIAFALVEGDTADAWHFFLRNLRMYVVRKDGVGMISDRHESIRAAVNRSGGDWQPPRAWWMFCIRHIGSNFLRAFKVPHLQKLVVNIGYSRTVEEYNINYKRLEERGEAYARWCDAIGLRHWVLAFDEGHRWGHMTTNLVECINSVLKGARNLPVLALVRATYYRLNELFMRKSAETHERKRAGYTYSAFAQQRIEASMQQAGNIVVHRFDRRNEVFEVREMTTGKVLVVDLARRTCDCGHFQVERIPCRHVIACCANQRLDWQLYVHDVYKMTEVRKVYKFEFTPLGDPDTWPPYEGPTLVANPAQRQTSKGRPKLTRYLNEMDSRDMRGPRICRLCGAQGHSRSRCPQRAGPSGGAS encoded by the exons ATGACATTAATGGAGCTGCAGAACGGCCTCTGTCAAAGCATGGAGAATGGTACGTTAATGAGAGTGAGCAGAATTCTGTACCGAAATCCGGTTGTGgtttttggtggtctaatacagtttgatGCCATGCCGATCACTGATGAAGCGAGTATGCAGAAGATGTTTCAAATTCACCAGCAGACTCAGATGCGACACCCACAGATTGAGGTGTACGTTGATTTTGAAATTGTAGAGGCAGTGGCGGTTGAGAATGATGTAGATATACATGATGATAGAGATGCAGTGTACCAAGGAATGAATAGTGACAGCGAAGATGATTTCGAAGCCACTTATGAGGCCGGCGACGAAGATGAGGATGGTAATGTGGGAGTTGAGGCAGCAGCAGAGAATGTAGTGGTGGGTCCGTCGAGCAGTCAACCGATGGACGTTCCACCTTTTATGCGTGAGTTGGATCTCGAGGCCATGCATGCACACGAGTTTCCGGAATATACAAACATAG GCGTTGCCGATGGTGAGGACGGGGAGTTCCGGATTGGAATGGAATATAGTTCTAGAAAGTCGGTCGTCGCAGCAATTAGAAGTTTCACTATTGGTAAAGGAGTTGACTATgaggtgtatgagtctgagccacagacgttctatgcaaaatgcaagatgtACGGGCGCGGATGTgactggcttatccgagctagCTTGATACGGAAAAAAGGTTGTTGGGAGATACGAAGATACAACGGTAGCCACACGTGCACGATCAGAACAATTTCACAAGATCATTCGAAGTTGGACTCAGATACAGTTGCTGATGCTATAAGGCCATTGGTCGAGACGGACCCGTCCATCAAGGTGAAATCTATAATTGCGGAAGTCCAGTCAAGGTTCAACTATACCATTAGTTAccgaaaggcttggttggcaaagcagaagtccATAGCCAACGTTTTCGGTGGTTGGGAAGATTCTTAccaagccttgccatggtggctaTCGGTCATGGTGCAGAAGATGCCTGGTTCAGTTGTCCAAATAGAAACACAACCACTGTACAACGGGAATGAGGAGGCGCAAGGTGTAAAAATACTTCATCGTGTATTttggagtttcaatccatgcatTAGGGCATTCAGACATTGCAAGCCGCTGGTTCAGGTTGATGGCACACACCTATACGGAAAATACAAAGGTACACTTCTAGTAGctgttgcacaagatgggaaccaTAATATTGTGCCTATCGCCTTTGCCTTGGTGGAAGGGGATACAGCTGATGCGTGGCACTTCTTTCTAAGGAATCTGCGAATGTATGTTGTTAGAAAAGATGGGGTGGGTATGATCTCAGACCGACATGAGTCAATACGGGCAGCAGTAAATCGTTCCGGTGGCGACTGGCAACCTCCAAGAGCATGGTGGATGTTTTGTATAAGACACATCGGCAGTAACTTCTTAAGGGCATTCAAAGTCCCTCACTTGCAAAAGCTTGTTGTCAACATAGGTTATTCAAGAACGGTGGAGGAGTACAATATCAACTATAAGAGGTTGGAAGAGCGAGGCGAGGCATATGCCAGGTGGTGCGATGCCATTGGACTCAGACATTGGGTATTGGCATTCGACGAAGGACATCGATGGGGCCATATGACAACGAACCTTGTCGAGTGCATTAACTCAGTCTTGAAGGGTGCCCGTAATCTACCTGTGTTGGCGCTGGTCCGAGCAACATATTATAGGTTAAATGAACTTTTTATGCGGAAGAGTGCCGAGACTCACGAACGCAAGCGTGCTGGATATACGTACTCTGCATTTGCGCAACAACGGATAGAAGCAAGTATGCAACAGGCTGGGAATATAGTTGTGCACCGCTTTGATAGACGAAATGAGGTGTTTGAGGTGCGCGAAATGACTACTGGAAAGGTGCTAGTTGTTGATCTTGCACGACGGACGTGTGATTGTGGGCACTTTCAGGTTGAACGAATACCATGTCGCCATGTTATTGCTTGCTGTGCTAACCAGCGTCTCGATTGGCAGTTGTATGTGCATGACGTGTACAAGATGACAGAGGTTCGTAAAGTATATAAGTTTGAGTTCACACCACTAGGTGATCCCGATACATGGCCCCCTTATGAGGGACCCACATTGGTCGCTAATCCCGCGCAGAGGCAAACGTCTAAAGGCAGGCCCAAACTGACCCGATACTTGAATGAAATGGACTCACGCGATATGCGTGGTCCTCGGATATGCCGTCTCTGTGGTGCTCAGGGTCATAGTCGGAGTAGGTGTCCTCAGCGTGCTGGACCGAGTGGTGGTGCTTCGTAG
- the LOC140174329 gene encoding serine/threonine-protein phosphatase 7 long form homolog — MVRNYCAPKEHIINYLDHPIYISLLMQPNRNLLVRKLDPPQTWNPIVENYLRATGFYHVSRIGVIRGFHPMLAALVERWRPETHTFVLPIDEVTVTIEDVAHIFGLPIDGEAVSGWTDSSGEFVQSQGIEIFGREPSVSGNAKSYIKLGWVRRIRDAEQLDTDESIRRYVRCHIFCLLGSTLFTDKSTAYAHAKYLPLLRDFERIHTYSWGSACLAHLYRALCRASRYDTKEMDGPLNLLFVWAWERMPCLAPIPRQTLPPAEIPVAMRWSHSERTTAWSSKTVETFRHDIDYMQEFEWRPYDGLIVPDDLHPHLEVCDIVAPLLSFECVEWHPADRVMRQFGYVQPPPGLPRDIPLMTLLSDDFYING, encoded by the exons ATGGTTCGTAATTACTGTGCTCCGAAAgaacatattataaattatttggatCATCCAATTTAT ATATCTTTGTTGATGCAGCCTAATCGGAATTTGTTGGTGCGTAAACTGGATCCGCCACAGACGTGGAATCCGATAGTGGAGAACTACTTACGCGCCACGGGATTCTACCATGTGTCTAGAATTGGAGTCATAAGAGGATTTCACCCCATGTTAGCGGCTCTGGTTGAAAGGTGGAGGCCTGAAACTCACACCTTCGTATTGCCGATCGATGAGGTTACAGTGACAATAGAGGATGTGGCTCATATATTCGGACTACCCATTGATGGAGAGGCTGTCAGTGGATGGACAGATAGTAGTGGCGAGTTCGTTCAAAGTCAGGGCATAGAGATATTCGGTCGTGAGCCATCAGTCAGTGGTAATGCGAAGTCTTATATAAAGCTTGGATGGGTTCGACGTATTAGAGACGCAGAGCAGTTGGACACTGACGAGTCTATCAGGAGATACGTCAGATGTCATATCTTCTGTTTGTTAGGGTCGACCTTATTCACAGACAAGTCGACTGCATATGCTCATGCAAAATATCTACCGTTGCTTCGTGATTTCGAGCGGATCCATACTTATAGTTGGGGGTCAGCTTGTCTCGCACATCTTTATAGAGCACTATGCCGTGCATCACGATATGATACAAAGGAGATGGATGGCCCTCTAAATCTCTTGTTTGTTTGGGCATGGGAGCGAATGCCGTGTCTTGCTCCCATACCGAGACAAACGCTTCCACCGGCCGAGATACCAGTTGCCATGAG GTGGAGTCATTCGGAACGGACCACAGCGTGGTCATCGAAGACCGTGGAGACATTCAGGCATGATATAGATTACATGCAGGAG TTTGAGTGGCGGCCGTATGACGGGTTGATCGTCCCCGACGACTTGCATCCCCATCTTGAGGTGTGTGACATCGTTGCTCCGTTGTTGTCGTTCGAGTGTGTTGAGTGGCACCCTGCGGACAGAGTGATGCGTCAGTTTGGATATGTACAACCTCCTCCGGGTTTACCAAGGGATATTCCA TTAATGACACTGTTAAGCGACGATTTCTATATCAATGGATAG